The DNA window ATCCGGTTCCGGGAGTCGTAGGCATAGGTATAGCTCATCCCATTGGAGACTGTCTGAGTGAGCGGGTTATCATTGTTGTCGTAGGTATAGGTCACCGTCCGGCTGTCCGGTTCGGTCAAGCTCTTGAGCCGATAGCCGGCGAAGAACTCATAATTCATCGTTTTAGTCCTGGAACCGATAGTCTTGGTTTTCAGATTTCCGACATTATCATAGGTATAAATCTCGGCCGCCATCGGATTGGTCCCGTCCTGCGGCAAATCTATCCGGATTTGCCGTCCAAGATTATCGTAGGTGTAGAGCGTCGACGCCTGTCGCGGATTGGTTACTCTGACCAAGTGGGATTCACTGTCATAATCATAAGTTGTCACATAGGAGGTGTTCGAATCGGGATGTTCGATCACTTGGATTAACCGGTCCAATCGATCGTAAGTCTGTACGCGCTGGTTTCCTTTTGCGTCGATAACGGTAAGCGTCCGGTCATTCCAATTGGAAGTGGTAAAGGTTCCATCTGGCAAAGTGGTCTTGATCAGCCGGTCCAACTCGTCATAGTTATAGGAAGTTGTATGCCCCAGATTATCTTTGGCCGATATTAGCCTGCCGGCGCTATCGTAGCTCAACTCTTTGAGCGTGACCCAATTGCCGTTGAGTTTCCGTTGGATTCGACGCGGTTTTCCGCAAAGCGGGTCGTAAAGAATCCTGCCTTCTTGCCAACCGGCCGCTATGTTACCGTATTTCAGGCTAACGGTGCTATTGGCGTCATCATAAGTAATCTGCCGGGTGATGCCGATCTTGGGATCGGCATTATCTAAAGTCTCACTGGTCAACCGTCCCAAAGTGTCGTAGGTATAGAGAAACAGATTTCCCTTCGGATCGGTTACCCGAGTCGGCTTGCCGATATTTACATCATAATCATACGTGGCAATGGCGGAACCATCCGCCTTTTTTACCGCGGTCAAAAAGGCCGAGTTATATGGAGCATCGGCCCGGTACTCGAAATAAAGGGCATTACCGTTGGCGTCGGTTTTGGAGAGTATGTTACCGTAGGAATCGTAGGTAAAGGAACTCTCAAGATATGAGCCATTATATGCGTTTCTTTCCCGAAGCAGGTTCCCCCTGGCATCATATTGATAATGTGTTTGGTTCAATTGATCGGTATTGTGAACCGGATCATGGTTGATGGTCGCTTTGGTCAGTAATTTATCATAACCAATCTCGCTTAAGGTAGTTAGATCAGCAGAGAAGCAATAATCCTGGAGGCCACCGTTCAATTGAGACAAATGCCAATTGCTATTGGTATTGGCATAAGCCATTCGAGTGATATTGCCGTTGGGGTCTTTGACCAAGGTGGGGTTGCACCAATCATCATAGTCATATTGAAAACTGGCCGCTGGTCCAAGAGTACCGGAAGCGGTCATAAATTGGGTGTTAATTGAAATAGGTACATTAGCGCCGGCTTCTTTGGTTCCATAGAGCTTATAGGTATAGGTCGTGCTTTTTACTAAATTCCCAGAAAGTGTATATGTCTCTTCTTTACTGGTCGTTCCATAATCAGGGTTATTGAAGTAATATTTTTTTAATGAGGTCCCATCGTTCACTGCGACTGAACTCATGGAAAATGCATTTTGTCCTGTCAACCAGCTCGGGGAATAAGTTATTGTCGTGAAAGGATTTGATTCACCGGGCCTATATACTTTCTGGCTTTTTACTGTAAAACAGCCTATAAAAGCATATGCATCGAATCGAAAATCGTATTCATAATTCGTCCTACTTCCGTCGTAATGGGTTATTTGAGATATTATAATTGGTGCATAATAAGAGGTCACTTTCCCTAACGCGTCTGTGAAGCAGTAAGAGTTTGCGTCTATTTTTCTATAACTTAAAATGCATCGATAGGTATTATCGGACAGTTTTTGCTCCACTTTTGATAGGGTGGGATTAATCGTACCGTTTGAACTCGGGTTCAAATCATAGGAAAACTTAAAAGATCGACCTGCAGAATCTGTTAGTGAAGTAAGTCTAATAACAGCATCACTATTGTCATTATCGATTGGAATTGGTTCAAGTATTGAGTTACCAAAGGCAGCAAAGCCATACTGAATCGTATTTCCATTTGGGTCTCTTACTATCATTGTTCCAGAATGTTTTTCGATCGATGTCCCATCCTTAAGAATAACTGCTGAAATTCGTTTCTCTTTGTAACGCCCTTTAGAGGAATCCCAGTTATAACCTTTATAAATGACTTTTACCCGCGAATCTCCACAATAACGCAAATGGGTACATTCCGGTTTAATTATACAATCATTGCTTTCGAAGCCCGGCGGCAGTGGGATAATATTTTCCAGGTTTCCATGCGACAGATCATAGGATGCTCCATTTGCCAAATAAAGACGTTCCTTATAAATATAGGGCATTGCCCAATACCAGCCTTGCGCAATATAAAAAGGATTAGAAGAATCTATCCCTCCTCCCTTATAAACTCTTACAAGGTCAAAACCCATTTTCCCCCGCCCGCTTAATGGAAAAACCGGGGATAAAATGTTAAGTTTCAAGCCATTCAGCAAAACATGCTCTTCTCCATCGCTTACATAATCCATATTTGAGCAAAACCCATTTCCGTCCCAATTGGAGGATATGCCAAGAACATACTCGCTGAAATGGTCCAATTCCGCTTCGATGTTTCCAGTGACGGGATCTATCTGTTGATTTTTCGTCAACTCCAAACGTTTTTCTTCGCGGTTGATATAATATAGCCTTACACTTCTGAAAGAATCTCCTTCCCGTAAGGAATCAGCATTAATTTTTAGTCGGACAATCGGCGCTTTACCTCGTTGAAATTTTAAGCCGTGCGGCCCAAAACGATAA is part of the Hydrogenispora ethanolica genome and encodes:
- a CDS encoding RHS repeat domain-containing protein; translated protein: MKKPTMKILLVIILLLGGIYYATPSLASPGEMRTFKLEKGRSGHVNFYGLEMDIPAGATDKELSVGWGDPDLTQIQVPFGFRPVSQPYRFGPHGLKFQRGKAPIVRLKINADSLREGDSFRSVRLYYINREEKRLELTKNQQIDPVTGNIEAELDHFSEYVLGISSNWDGNGFCSNMDYVSDGEEHVLLNGLKLNILSPVFPLSGRGKMGFDLVRVYKGGGIDSSNPFYIAQGWYWAMPYIYKERLYLANGASYDLSHGNLENIIPLPPGFESNDCIIKPECTHLRYCGDSRVKVIYKGYNWDSSKGRYKEKRISAVILKDGTSIEKHSGTMIVRDPNGNTIQYGFAAFGNSILEPIPIDNDNSDAVIRLTSLTDSAGRSFKFSYDLNPSSNGTINPTLSKVEQKLSDNTYRCILSYRKIDANSYCFTDALGKVTSYYAPIIISQITHYDGSRTNYEYDFRFDAYAFIGCFTVKSQKVYRPGESNPFTTITYSPSWLTGQNAFSMSSVAVNDGTSLKKYYFNNPDYGTTSKEETYTLSGNLVKSTTYTYKLYGTKEAGANVPISINTQFMTASGTLGPAASFQYDYDDWCNPTLVKDPNGNITRMAYANTNSNWHLSQLNGGLQDYCFSADLTTLSEIGYDKLLTKATINHDPVHNTDQLNQTHYQYDARGNLLRERNAYNGSYLESSFTYDSYGNILSKTDANGNALYFEYRADAPYNSAFLTAVKKADGSAIATYDYDVNIGKPTRVTDPKGNLFLYTYDTLGRLTSETLDNADPKIGITRQITYDDANSTVSLKYGNIAAGWQEGRILYDPLCGKPRRIQRKLNGNWVTLKELSYDSAGRLISAKDNLGHTTSYNYDELDRLIKTTLPDGTFTTSNWNDRTLTVIDAKGNQRVQTYDRLDRLIQVIEHPDSNTSYVTTYDYDSESHLVRVTNPRQASTLYTYDNLGRQIRIDLPQDGTNPMAAEIYTYDNVGNLKTKTIGSRTKTMNYEFFAGYRLKSLTEPDSRTVTYTYDNNDNPLTQTVSNGMSYTYAYDSRNR